A single Callithrix jacchus isolate 240 chromosome 4, calJac240_pri, whole genome shotgun sequence DNA region contains:
- the RWDD1 gene encoding RWD domain-containing protein 1 isoform X2: MVMIFTLVTAVQEKLNEIVDQIKTRREEEKKQKEKEAEEAEKQLFHGTPVTIENFLNWKAKFDAELLEIKKKRMKEEEQAGKNKLSGKQLFETDHNLDTSDIQFLEDAGNNVEVDESLFQEMDDLELEDDEDDPDYTPADPESDSAD; the protein is encoded by the exons ATGGTGATGATCTTTACTCTAGTGACAGCTGTGCAAGAAAAATTAAACGAAATAGTAGATCAGATAAAAactagaagagaagaagaaaagaaacaaaaagaaaaagaagcagaagaagctGAAAAG caATTATTCCATGGCACTCCAGTTACAATTGAGAATTTCTTAAATTGGAAGGCCAAGTTTGATGCAGaactcttggaaattaaaaagaaaaggatgaaagaagaagaacaagcaggaaaaaataaattaagtg ggaaacaACTATTTGAAACAGATCATAATCTTGACACATCTGATATCCAGTTCTTGGAGGATG CTGGAAACAATGTGGAGGTAGATGAGTCTTTGTTCCAAGAAATGGATGACTTGGAGTTAGAGGATGATGAAGATGATCCAGACTACACTCCTGCTGACCCAGAGAGTGACTCAGCTGATTAA